Proteins encoded by one window of Emticicia oligotrophica DSM 17448:
- the purE gene encoding 5-(carboxyamino)imidazole ribonucleotide mutase, whose amino-acid sequence MVGIIMGSLSDWKVMSGAVEMLEQFGIPYEKEVVSAHRTPQKMLDYAHSARRRGLKVIIAGAGGAAHLPGMVSSSTTLPVIGVPIKSSNSIDGWDSILSILQMPAGVPVATVSLNGAKNAGILAAQILGASDEEIAKKLRAYSEGLKDLVEEMNEELKKS is encoded by the coding sequence ATGGTTGGAATCATCATGGGTAGCCTCTCAGACTGGAAAGTGATGTCGGGAGCAGTAGAAATGTTAGAACAGTTTGGAATACCATACGAAAAAGAGGTAGTTTCCGCACACCGTACACCACAAAAAATGCTTGATTATGCTCACTCAGCTCGACGCCGTGGCTTAAAAGTAATTATTGCAGGAGCAGGTGGAGCAGCACATTTACCTGGAATGGTTTCATCAAGCACTACCCTTCCCGTAATTGGAGTTCCGATTAAATCAAGTAATTCAATTGATGGCTGGGATTCAATTCTTTCAATTTTACAAATGCCAGCAGGTGTACCAGTAGCTACGGTATCTCTCAATGGTGCTAAAAATGCGGGTATATTAGCTGCTCAAATCTTAGGAGCAAGCGATGAAGAAATAGCCAAAAAATTAAGAGCATATAGCGAAGGATTGAAGGATTTAGTAGAAGAGATGAATGAAGAATTAAAGAAAAGCTAA
- a CDS encoding LysM peptidoglycan-binding domain-containing protein has translation MQFEDRENREQRNERPKEATRNLPMAVLLVLVGIIFALLYIGWKYMSDDTNGNEDLTAVPADTVANAIKKQPEEEKTIEEETPISSSTAEALPEVSLAKTGNKDEASATKEEPKKEELKKEEKAVKEEKVKEEKTKVVIPSGGETYTHTVGDGETFFGIANRYNMKKETLKALNPGIDENGIKVGVTKLKVRIKAVHTVGPGDIIRVVSNKYGVSQTLIMQANKKTKNYAARGEKLIIPFSEKQ, from the coding sequence ATGCAGTTTGAAGACCGTGAAAATCGAGAACAACGTAATGAACGTCCGAAAGAAGCAACTCGCAATCTACCAATGGCAGTGTTGTTAGTACTTGTGGGTATTATTTTTGCTTTACTATATATTGGTTGGAAGTACATGTCTGATGATACTAATGGCAATGAAGACCTCACAGCAGTTCCTGCTGATACCGTTGCCAACGCGATTAAAAAGCAACCAGAAGAAGAGAAAACGATTGAAGAAGAAACACCTATAAGTAGCTCAACAGCAGAGGCTCTTCCTGAAGTATCTTTAGCAAAAACAGGCAATAAAGATGAGGCTTCAGCAACCAAAGAAGAACCTAAAAAAGAAGAGCTAAAGAAAGAAGAAAAAGCGGTTAAAGAGGAGAAAGTAAAAGAAGAAAAAACAAAAGTTGTTATTCCATCTGGCGGCGAAACCTACACTCATACCGTTGGAGATGGAGAAACATTTTTTGGTATTGCCAACCGCTACAATATGAAAAAAGAAACGCTGAAGGCTCTAAATCCAGGTATTGACGAAAATGGTATTAAAGTAGGTGTAACGAAGCTTAAAGTAAGAATTAAAGCCGTTCATACTGTTGGCCCTGGCGATATTATCAGAGTAGTAAGTAATAAATATGGTGTTTCTCAAACGCTTATTATGCAAGCCAATAAAAAGACTAAAAATTATGCTGCTCGTGGAGAGAAACTGATAATCCCATTCTCTGAAAAGCAGTAA
- the hemW gene encoding radical SAM family heme chaperone HemW, whose translation MHLYLHIPFCRRACHYCDFHFSTNLTLKSSVVEAICREIELQSGYLKNKRLETIYFGGGTPSLLNMNELYDIFETIRKYYTYAEDIEITMEANPDDITRDRLAILQRFGINRLSIGIQSFNDNHLKYLNRIHSSEHAESSVKLAQDMGFENITIDLIYGIHPLLTLPKKEQKNNKVYESGVHQIWHEDLAKAISLNVPHISSYCLTIEEKTVFGKWLQINKIPPIDEEFASQQFDILVKTLADAGYEQYEISNFCRDNQYSRHNTSYWKRHEYLGIGPSAHSFNGETRQFNVSNNSAYIKSLLLGQVPADFEILSPEDKVNDYIMTGLRTKWGCDVLEIEKLVGKKWITTNQEILNQNLRQGFIEVDSQIITLTQRGKLFADKIAGDLFLI comes from the coding sequence TTGCATTTATACCTTCACATACCCTTCTGCCGTAGAGCCTGTCATTACTGTGACTTTCATTTCAGCACTAATCTGACACTGAAAAGTTCGGTAGTTGAAGCTATTTGTCGAGAAATTGAACTACAATCAGGTTATTTGAAAAACAAACGCCTTGAGACAATTTATTTTGGGGGAGGAACTCCCTCCTTGCTCAATATGAATGAGTTATATGATATTTTTGAGACTATTCGGAAATATTATACTTACGCCGAAGATATTGAGATTACGATGGAGGCAAACCCTGACGATATCACTCGTGACCGACTGGCAATTTTACAAAGGTTCGGAATTAATCGTTTAAGTATTGGTATTCAGTCTTTTAATGATAATCACTTAAAGTATCTGAATCGGATTCATTCTTCCGAGCACGCTGAAAGTTCAGTTAAATTAGCCCAAGATATGGGTTTCGAAAATATCACGATTGATTTGATTTATGGAATTCATCCATTATTGACACTTCCTAAAAAAGAACAAAAAAATAATAAAGTATATGAGAGTGGAGTGCATCAAATTTGGCATGAAGATTTAGCTAAAGCGATTTCATTAAATGTACCTCATATTTCTTCCTATTGTTTGACGATTGAAGAAAAAACTGTTTTCGGGAAATGGCTACAGATTAATAAAATTCCGCCCATTGATGAAGAATTTGCTTCTCAACAATTCGATATTTTGGTGAAAACACTAGCAGATGCGGGGTATGAACAATATGAAATATCAAATTTTTGTAGAGATAACCAATATTCTCGCCATAATACTTCTTATTGGAAACGTCATGAATATTTAGGAATCGGACCATCGGCTCATTCCTTTAATGGAGAAACTCGACAATTCAATGTTTCGAATAATTCTGCCTACATTAAATCTCTTTTATTAGGTCAAGTTCCAGCCGATTTTGAAATTCTAAGCCCCGAAGATAAAGTCAATGATTATATTATGACCGGTCTGCGTACGAAGTGGGGTTGTGATGTTTTAGAAATCGAAAAGCTAGTTGGTAAAAAGTGGATTACCACAAACCAAGAAATATTAAATCAAAATCTGCGACAAGGTTTCATAGAAGTTGATAGTCAAATAATTACGCTTACTCAAAGAGGAAAACTATTCGCAGATAAAATTGCGGGCGATTTATTTTTGATTTAA
- a CDS encoding class I SAM-dependent methyltransferase, with the protein MQKNNIKQVSKYATTEITSAEIPSDNPVHQRLYFPYVEAAKIISGNVLELGCGWGRGVETLIEKCEHYTGLDKNQPLIDQLQAAYPNHTFRTADLPHLTAFQDNTFDYVVTFQVIEHIQDDHKFLAEIARVLKPNGKVLLTTVNRPYSLSRNPWHVREYDTQELRTLMQKYFSKVETMGVGGNKKVWDYYEENKQSVNKIMRFDIFDLQHRLPAWMLRVPYEILNRFNRNKLMAETGSLAASIDVNDFHVSNEPEKCIDFFFVATK; encoded by the coding sequence TTGCAAAAAAATAATATCAAGCAAGTGAGTAAATACGCAACAACCGAAATTACAAGTGCCGAAATTCCATCGGATAATCCTGTTCATCAACGCTTATACTTTCCTTATGTAGAAGCTGCAAAAATTATTAGTGGAAATGTATTAGAATTAGGCTGTGGCTGGGGACGTGGCGTTGAGACACTCATTGAAAAATGTGAGCATTATACAGGTTTAGATAAAAATCAACCTTTAATTGACCAACTACAAGCGGCTTACCCGAATCATACGTTTCGTACGGCTGATTTACCGCACTTGACCGCATTTCAAGATAATACGTTTGATTACGTAGTTACTTTCCAAGTAATTGAACATATTCAGGATGACCATAAATTTTTAGCAGAAATAGCCCGTGTTTTGAAACCTAATGGCAAAGTTTTGCTAACTACTGTTAATCGCCCTTACTCGTTGAGCCGTAATCCTTGGCACGTACGTGAATATGACACGCAAGAATTACGTACTCTAATGCAAAAGTATTTCTCGAAAGTCGAAACTATGGGTGTAGGAGGTAACAAAAAAGTATGGGATTATTACGAAGAAAATAAGCAATCGGTGAATAAAATCATGCGTTTTGATATTTTCGATTTGCAACATCGTTTGCCAGCTTGGATGCTTAGAGTACCTTATGAAATATTGAATCGTTTTAATAGAAATAAATTAATGGCTGAAACAGGTAGTTTGGCTGCTTCTATTGATGTAAACGATTTTCATGTTTCGAATGAACCTGAAAAATGCATTGATTTCTTTTTTGTTGCTACGAAGTAG
- a CDS encoding RNA polymerase sigma factor, with amino-acid sequence MQSNDRQLLEGCLRRDSKAQAALYHQYKGRFFGICRRYAKNREDAEDLLQDAFVKIFLNLNELKSAEQMSAWIRRVVVNVCIDYYHKKVNFTNIDEIHDIPTKDWETDDVISQMSNMELLTAVNELPDGARMVFNLFVIDGFSHQEISEMLNITEGTSKSQLFFAKKILRKKLEKIGIRA; translated from the coding sequence GTGCAGTCAAACGACCGTCAATTATTAGAAGGGTGTCTAAGAAGAGATTCCAAGGCACAAGCGGCACTTTATCATCAGTATAAAGGTCGCTTTTTTGGTATTTGCCGACGATATGCAAAAAATCGTGAAGATGCTGAAGATTTATTACAAGATGCTTTCGTGAAAATCTTTTTGAATTTAAACGAATTGAAAAGTGCAGAACAAATGAGTGCCTGGATTAGGAGAGTGGTAGTGAATGTATGCATTGATTATTATCATAAGAAAGTAAACTTCACAAACATTGATGAAATACACGATATACCAACCAAAGATTGGGAAACCGATGATGTGATTTCTCAAATGAGTAATATGGAATTGCTCACCGCCGTAAACGAGCTTCCAGATGGAGCAAGGATGGTTTTCAATTTGTTTGTAATTGACGGATTTTCCCACCAAGAAATTAGTGAAATGCTCAATATTACAGAGGGAACCTCAAAATCTCAGTTGTTTTTTGCCAAAAAAATATTGAGAAAAAAACTTGAAAAAATAGGCATAAGGGCTTAG
- a CDS encoding Ig-like domain-containing protein: protein MGRILFILLIWWLVLSCDVAKEDSVGTIMNGGENTTSTFYTLKESNLSIDPTSFEKLKSANALIVSQVPKNGEAKFLENGFVFYRRTNQNALNDSFTISGKELSGTTVNEEIKVNFVASLNDLPCNAGLLGDKIEAEIGKAKEINVLENDKTCGDFNSNSLSIEIRPKNGKVEIINQKIVYTSNQDFMGDDIFFYRVGINNKKNPMAPVEVSVLESEECVKGMTDDVINILSYTTDTDLLLNVLDNDRICTNYKNAELKIIKNLSVGTLRIEKNNNKWLIYFRSSTPPKGIQTFEYGLFRSEKIYIKATVSINFN, encoded by the coding sequence ATGGGTCGAATTTTATTTATTTTATTGATTTGGTGGCTTGTACTATCATGCGATGTAGCAAAAGAAGATAGTGTAGGCACGATAATGAATGGAGGAGAAAATACCACCAGTACCTTCTATACTTTAAAGGAATCTAATCTAAGTATCGACCCAACGTCTTTTGAAAAACTTAAATCAGCAAATGCATTAATAGTGAGTCAAGTCCCTAAAAATGGTGAAGCGAAGTTTTTAGAAAATGGATTTGTATTTTATCGTCGAACGAATCAAAATGCTTTGAATGATTCATTTACAATAAGTGGAAAAGAGTTAAGCGGAACAACTGTCAATGAAGAAATAAAAGTGAATTTTGTTGCAAGTTTAAATGATTTGCCTTGTAATGCAGGACTTTTGGGCGATAAAATTGAAGCCGAAATAGGCAAAGCAAAAGAAATAAATGTATTAGAAAATGATAAAACTTGTGGAGATTTCAACAGTAATTCTTTAAGCATTGAAATTCGCCCCAAAAATGGTAAAGTAGAAATAATCAATCAAAAAATAGTTTATACTTCCAATCAAGACTTCATGGGCGATGATATTTTCTTTTATAGAGTAGGCATTAATAATAAAAAAAATCCAATGGCTCCAGTAGAAGTATCAGTTTTGGAATCGGAAGAATGTGTGAAAGGTATGACTGATGATGTGATAAATATTTTAAGTTATACCACTGATACTGATTTATTGCTTAATGTATTAGATAACGACCGAATTTGCACGAATTATAAAAATGCAGAATTGAAAATTATCAAAAATCTATCAGTAGGTACACTTAGAATTGAAAAAAATAACAATAAATGGTTGATTTACTTCAGGTCTTCAACACCTCCAAAAGGCATTCAGACTTTCGAATATGGGCTTTTTCGCTCAGAAAAGATATATATCAAGGCAACAGTTTCAATCAACTTTAATTAA